The following is a genomic window from Candidatus Zixiibacteriota bacterium.
TGCAGATGACCCGGATCACGCCATGGCGCCGAATGATCTTGCAGTACTCGCAGCGCTTCTTGACCGACGACTTGACTTTCATACCGACCACCGATCCCGTCTGGGGTTACTCATTTATAGCGATACGTGATCCGGCCGCGCGTGAGATCGTAGGGCGACAGTTCCAGCGTCACCTTGTCGCCGGGGAG
Proteins encoded in this region:
- the rpmJ gene encoding 50S ribosomal protein L36 gives rise to the protein MKVKSSVKKRCEYCKIIRRHGVIRVICKRDPSHKQRQG